In one window of Streptomyces showdoensis DNA:
- a CDS encoding SGNH/GDSL hydrolase family protein: MADDSRTSDKHAFGSYAAIGDSFTEGVGDPGPDGTYVGWADRFAVLLADQLPENDAFRYANLAVRGRLLDQIVAEQVPRAKELAPDLVTFCAGGNDIIRPGTDPDDVAERFERAVADLTSAVGTVMVTTGFDTRDVPVLKHLRGKIATYTAHVRAIADRYDCPVLDLWSLKSVQDRRAWDDDRLHLSAEGHTRVALRAAQVLGLPVPADPDQPWPPQPPRGTLEVRKDDIHWAKEYLVPWIGRRLRGESSGDHVEAKRPDLMPL, from the coding sequence GTGGCAGACGATTCGAGAACATCAGACAAGCACGCATTCGGGTCGTACGCGGCGATCGGTGACAGCTTCACGGAGGGCGTCGGTGACCCCGGGCCCGACGGGACGTACGTCGGATGGGCGGACAGGTTCGCGGTCCTCCTCGCCGACCAGCTGCCGGAGAACGACGCCTTCCGCTACGCCAACCTGGCGGTGCGGGGGCGCCTTCTGGACCAGATCGTCGCGGAGCAGGTCCCCCGGGCGAAGGAACTCGCCCCCGACCTGGTGACCTTCTGCGCCGGCGGCAACGACATCATCCGCCCCGGCACCGACCCCGACGACGTGGCCGAGCGCTTCGAGCGCGCCGTCGCCGACCTGACCTCCGCCGTGGGCACCGTCATGGTGACGACCGGCTTCGACACGCGCGACGTGCCCGTCCTGAAGCACCTGCGCGGCAAGATCGCCACCTACACCGCCCACGTCCGGGCCATCGCGGACCGCTACGACTGCCCGGTGCTCGACCTGTGGTCGCTGAAGTCCGTCCAGGACCGGCGGGCCTGGGACGACGACCGGCTCCACCTGTCCGCCGAGGGGCACACCCGGGTCGCGCTGCGCGCCGCCCAGGTCCTCGGACTGCCGGTGCCGGCCGACCCGGACCAGCCGTGGCCGCCGCAGCCGCCCCGCGGCACGCTGGAGGTCCGCAAGGACGACATCCACTGGGCGAAGGAGTACCTGGTGCCCTGGATCGGGCGCCGGCTGCGCGGCGAGAGCTCCGGGGACCACGTCGAGGCCAAGCGCCCCGACCTCATGCCCCTGTAG
- a CDS encoding STM4011 family radical SAM protein, protein MDLTLLYRGPLASCDYDCPYCPFAKRRDSRAALTADRAALERFAHWAAERREDRLRILFTPWGEGLVRSWYRRALVELSRLPHVERVAIQTNLSCRTEWLDEADPDTVALWCTYHPGQTPYERFLGKCRALAARGIRFSVGIVGLPGHLAAARRLRAELPAGVYLWVNAAEGHTYTDEEAGDWTALDPLFPYSRHPHRSAGLPCRTGESVVSVDGDGTVRRCHFVRAELGNLYDGSYRAALRPRSCPLAVCDCHIGYVHLETLPLYDVFAGGVLERIPAGPPGAPTGA, encoded by the coding sequence ATGGATCTGACCCTGCTGTACCGGGGCCCGCTGGCCTCCTGCGACTACGACTGCCCGTACTGCCCCTTCGCCAAGCGCCGCGACAGCCGCGCGGCGCTGACCGCGGACCGGGCCGCCCTGGAGCGCTTCGCGCACTGGGCGGCGGAGCGGCGGGAGGACCGGCTGCGGATCCTCTTCACCCCGTGGGGCGAGGGCCTGGTGCGGTCCTGGTACCGGCGGGCGCTGGTCGAGCTCTCCCGGCTGCCGCACGTGGAGCGGGTGGCGATCCAGACCAACCTGAGCTGCCGCACGGAGTGGCTGGACGAGGCCGACCCGGACACGGTGGCGCTCTGGTGCACCTACCACCCGGGCCAGACCCCGTACGAGCGGTTCCTCGGCAAGTGCCGCGCGCTCGCGGCGCGGGGGATCCGGTTCAGCGTCGGGATCGTCGGCCTCCCGGGCCACCTGGCCGCCGCCCGGCGGCTGCGCGCCGAGCTCCCGGCGGGCGTCTACCTGTGGGTGAACGCGGCCGAGGGCCACACCTACACCGACGAGGAGGCCGGGGACTGGACGGCCCTCGACCCCCTCTTCCCGTACAGCAGGCATCCGCACCGCTCGGCGGGGCTGCCCTGCCGCACCGGCGAGTCGGTCGTCTCGGTGGACGGCGACGGGACGGTGCGGCGCTGCCACTTCGTACGGGCCGAGCTCGGCAACCTCTACGACGGCTCGTACCGGGCCGCGCTGCGCCCCCGGTCCTGCCCGCTGGCCGTTTGCGACTGCCACATCGGCTACGTCCACCTGGAGACGCTGCCGCTGTACGACGTGTTCGCCGGCGGCGTCCTGGAGCGGATCCCGGCCGGTCCGCCCGGGGCCCCTACAGGGGCATGA